Part of the Candidatus Brocadia sinica JPN1 genome, AGGGCGCTGGGAGTTTGCCGCTATGCTCATGATCACAGAACGCCTAGGCAAGGCAATCCGGACACCGGCACGTGATGCAATGCTTTCGCACGCAACCAGGGAGATTGGAAGGGGGAAGGGCTTTGGATTACACGAGGCATTAGACCAAATTGGAGCCGTGCTTGGCCCTCTCACCGTTGCGGGAGTCCTTTACTTCAAGAAGGGTTATGAGATAGGCTACGTTGTCCTGCTTGTACCTGCTATCATGGCTATAAGCGTGCTTTTAACGGCCCGGTGGTTATATCCTCAACCCCGTAATCTGGAAGTAGCTCAACCAGAATTAGAGACGAAGGGGTTCCCCAAAAAATTCTGGCTCTATCTCGTTGCAGTTGCGTTGATTGCCGCTGGCTATGCGGACTTCCCGCTGATTGCATATCATTTCAAAAAAGTATCAACCGTTCCCGATACCTGGATACCTCTCTTTTACGCGATTGCAATGGGTGTCGACGCCATTGCGGCGCTTTTCTTTGGATATCTGTTTGACCGCAATGGTATTTCTATACTGATTGTTGCCGCTCTATTCTCAATGCTTTTTGCCCCATTGGTTTTTTTGGGGAACTTCTCTGTAGCCATCATTGGAGTGACGCTCTGGGGATGGGTATGGGGGCACAGGAATCCATAATGAGGGCTGCTATTGCAGAAATGGTTCCCATAACCAGGCGTGGCACGGGATATGGTATCTTCAATACCGGTTATGGCATATTCTGGTTTCTCGGCAGCGCATTGATGGGGGTTCTCTACGACTTCTCCCTCATGTTTCTCATTGCATTCTCAGTTGTGACACAGCTTGCCTCGGTTCCATTGCTCCTGTTGGTCAGAAAAAAACCCGGATAATTATCTATTAATTTATCAAGTCTATGTTCCTGATGGAATATACAGCTAAACTTCCCCCTACCCTGACAGCAGCTTACTCCTCATATGGTCCGAGGAATCGTTCGCCGTTAAAATGGATCAAATGTGTGGGGGTTTCAGCAATCCAGACTTCCGTTTCCCAAGAAATTTCGTCGAGGTATTTTATCATGGCTTTTCGATCAAGAAAAGCCGTCACATACACTATACCAACTTTTGATCCAGCAAACAGCGTCTTTAATTCTTGCCTACGCTTCGGGTTTACGGGACCGTGGCTGGTAACTGCTTCGATCAGAACAAGCCAGTTCTTCTCAACGTGATGCACCACGACGTCCGGCATCTTTCCATGTTCTTCTATCTCAATAGCTAACTCCTTAAGCGCATTGGAATCGAAATATGCCCATTTCGTCTCCGTGTCGCCTACGTATATTATACGTCCCCCTGGGGTAAAAAGCGGACAAAAATCGTCTATGATCTTTTTAATCAATATATTCTGGCCACCCGGCGAAAGACTGACCTCTCGGCCATTTGATAGTTTAACAGGAATCCGCCGCATATCTCGCTCTCGCGCATAGAGATTCTTCAAAGTCTTGACCGCATGCAGATACGAGCGCAAATGGCTACCCCAAGCTGGCCTCCCAAACTCCCGAAACAGCTTCAATACGGAAGGCTCTATCTGGTAGACCGCTTGGGGGCTATTTGTCGGTCTCAAAGGCTTATCAGGATTAGGCACAATCATTCCCGCCTGCATAAATTGATGAACCGTCTGTCGGCGTACCGTCTCCCTGGTATTTGGTGCGTATCGCTTGCCATAATGCACAGCAAAGAACTCCATCATGGGTGTAATGCCAATTAATGGGTCGCTTGCGCTCTCCCACGCATCGTTAGGCTTGAGGTTCAACAGCGAAAGAAGTGTCAATGCTGAACGCTCATTCTGCTGCTGTCGAGGAAAACCAAGCATTTTTAATATCTCCAGTGCTTCCTTGATTTTTCGTTCGGCCTTCTTTGTGTCGATTTTTTTAGCCATTGATACCGCATTCCTTTTCCAATATCTCGTCTACCATTGCCTGATCTGGCATTTGATGTTTTATGTGAGCACCGAGCCTCAGCAGTTGTTCGTGAGAAGGATAACGCATCTTTCTCAGGTCAGTGGCGTTGACCTGTGTATGTCCACTGAAAAGGCGAAAGTACTGATCGAAGAGCGAAGAATTTAGATATAAAGCCAGCCCTCTCGCTAAATTTGCCGATAAGCCTTTACCTTTCGCATGAAAATAATTAAGATGGTTCTCAAAACCGATAAGCGCAGCTTCAACCCTGTTGGGGTCGTATATCGCAGCCACGACACGGCGTGGCTCCTCCTTTGTCGAGAAACGCTTTGTGAGAACATAGTATCCTGCCGGTAACAGTAAATCCATTGTCTGTGGCGAAACTGCAATAGCATTTGGCTTTTTTCCTGATTCATCGGGCCAACTTACGAAGCCAGACACAAAGTGGCAAGGATATATAAGCGGAGATGTCCCCTCTTTCGGTAAATAGCGGAGGTATTCCTGAGCGCGAAAGTCCACAACTCTCCCTGTTGAGACATCCACCCCAAGTATGACGAGCGAAGTCGTAAATGCCTCCATCTTCTCCATCAGGCGGTCGTCGGTATCGTTCAATACAAGATGAATGAAGGCATCGCGGTCGCCTGGTAAAATAACGTGATCGTATGGAACAGAGCGACTCCTTGATTTGTCAAAGTCCGCACCTTCGGACGACGAGACTATTAATCGCTCCGGTTTTCGTCCACCCCGAATCATATGATAGATCACATTTTCCTGAAGCACATCGTCATCCCTGAATGCCTTATTGCGTGACCCAAACACATGAATACGATGTAAGCTCATCATATTCAGCAGATTAATCCTAAACCGGCGGAAGTACGGCCCATTACAGAAACTTCGGGGCGTAATCGCTACCAATTCGCCTCCAGGCTCAAGCAACTTAGCGGATAGCCATACAAACGCAGCATAAAGATTTGACACCCCAAACCCTGCCGCATCGAGCAATTGGCGCGTTGCCGATTCCCCGATGATCTTCTTGTAAGGTGGATTGAGTATTACATGAGTGAAACGCTCCCTATGAACAGCAAACAGGCGTCCTTCTGCCTGCGCTATGGCCGCCGCAATAAAGTCCTCCACCCGTATTTCCCCCTGAAAGGGAATGCCAGCTCTCTGGCAGGTCGATTTGCACCATTCCATTGTTTCTTTCAGGTACGGCAATATCTTCTGATCGTTCTCGTATGCAACCACATGAATCGAAAGCGGACGATAATTCCTCGAAACCATTGTCTCTACACACGCCGCAAACAGAGCCCCCAACCCTGCACCTGCATCCAGGATTCGCACGTGTTCTCTCTCACGCTCAAACAATGATGCCATAAACCGCGCAATCCTGGCAGGTGTCAGGAACTGGCCAATCCTTGAGCGTTCTAGTCGGCAGCTACTGCCGTTCACTGAGTTGCGAACACTATCGAGAATGCTTGTTAATTCAACAGTCATAATAAATGGTTTTATCGTCTATCTTTTTCCTCTGGCCTAATACCCAAAAACAGGGATGCTGTATAGTGTTTGCTGGGTTTTCTTGTTAGTCAATAATTTCCTCTATGTTTGTTAGTTTTGCCACTATGTCCACATGATCACCGTTAACATATTCTTTAGAGATACAACATTTTTTAAATTTCTTTCCACTTCCACAATAACATGGGCTGTTCCTTTCCTTCTTTTGAAACTCATGGTTTTTGACTTTCTTCTTACTAAATTGCAATTCTCCAAAGTCAAATGGTTGTAAATTGTTTGTCGTAATTAATTCTGATAAAAAACGTATCAGCTTAAATTGTTTCCCGTTGTCATCGTATACCACTACACAGCGCTTATCTGCTGGATGTTTAACCATAGCGACATGATCTGTCTCGATAATATTGTGAGCAATTCCATACGCCATCTGACCTTGATATAACTCTCCTCTGGTGTGAGGACAATCGAAAGTGTCTATGTCCCTTCCACAGATGCTACACTCGAACCTCTCCACAGTAATCCCGACACTACAGAAAACATTGTATGGATATAATTTCTCCAATTCTAGTAGTTGGTTCTCAAAAAAACTTATGGTTTGGTTTGTATTTCGACTCGAGAACTTTTTTACCTGCCTTAGTTGATCGAGGGCGTCCTGAAGGAAATTCCAGGAGGAAGAAAATTCCATCTTAATGATTTTCATCCACAGATCGCAGTACGAAGACAGCATATCAACGAATCTGCTCAACACGTAAAATTCATTGAGTACTTCCTCGTGACTCGATTTATATTCCTTTTTTGCGATCGTTAAATTGTTTTTCAGTTGATCAATTTGTTCTCTACACTCTTGAAAACTCAAGTGGTTCAAGAAATACAAGAACTTCTTAATGGATGGTTTTGATTTTCTATACAGAGATTCTACTTCAGATGTGATGAACATTTACTTGTCCATGAACTTGTTCAAATCGAATTGTTTGATGGCTTTTTGCAATCCATCGACATCACCTTCAAAATGGAACTTTTTAACAACGCCTTCTTGTTTATCTTCATACATGGCTTCCAAATGAATCCGTCCTTTCTCTCCTCGTAATGCCCCTTTCATTCGGTCATAAACGTAATTTGTAACGAGATTAAGATAAAAGGGGAGAGCAACGTCTTGGGCAAGAAAAACAAACGGTAGCCAAAAATCGTTAGACTTCAACACTAACCGCTTATCAGCTTTACGCACTTCGACATTTAGTTCTGGTTTGTTTTTCCGCAACCATTTTGAAAAATCGCCAGCATCAGGCTTTAATACCAGACCTTCGCATCCTTGATATTTTTCAGGAACAATCATAATTCCGGACAGGGATGAATTTAGAAAGTCCCTGAATTCTTTGTCGCCATCAATAATGACAATTTCACATGATTCTTTGTCGTCAAAGATGTCCATATTCGTAATACCTATCTGGACTATACTACCTCTATCTAGTCTTTTATTGCGGCAATAATGGAAATTTCTGTTGTAAATGTATAATAAAATAGGCTATTCTGTCAACAAGGTTTTAACGTCCGGGAATTTCAAACTAGCCGGTCAATAAGTTTTTTAATTTGTGTCTTGGGGTCTTTGTGGCGTAAGAAAATTACTGAAGGTCTAATTTAAGGGTAGGTATTAATCTATGTCAATTAATTTTAAAGGTAATTTCTCTGCTACTGCCATTGGCAGTCTTCCGCATACCGATATCGAAGCGGCATGTGAGCTCATGTTTAAATCACTTCCGGAGATTCCCTGTTGGCCTCAGCTACCAAAGCTAAGTGTCAGGGAGGATATGTGCATCCAATACACAGAAGGACTGCCCTGCGCTGTAATAAATGCAGATGGAAAGACGGTCAGTATTGACGTCTCTCAAGATACATCCGGCGCACTGGCAGGCTTCTATGAGGTGTATTTGAAAAATGACCCGGATTTGTTCAAGATAAGCCTTGAATGTGCTGCAGGATTTTATGCAATGCTGGATCGACTCAACAAATCATCCCAAACATCCTTCCGTGCACTCAAAGGGCAGGTGGTTGGCCCAATCACCCTGGCAGGTTCTTTAAAACTTTCAACGGGCATTACGGCCCTGTACAGCGAGGAATTTTTTGACGTGATCATCAAGTTGATGTCGATGAAGGCATACTGGCAGTATACTAAGTTATCCCCGTATGGTCTTCCGGTCATTATCTTTGCAGACGAACCGTATCTTACCAGCTTTGGTTCGGCATTTATGAACATCAGCCGCGAAAGGGCAATCAGTGCCCTCAACGAGGTCTACGAAACAGTTCAAGCCCATGGCGGTTTAACAGGCACTCATTGTTGCGGCAATACGGACTGGACCATGCTTATGGAATCTAAGGTGGACATCGTCAGTTTTGACGCCTATGAATTTATGGATAAGTACCTCATGTACTGGCGAGAAATACGGGCATTTCTTGACAGGGGAGGTTATCTGGCGTGGGGTATTGTCCCAACTTCTCCTAAGGTAATGAACGTCTCGCTCAATGATCTGATAAAAAAACTGGATGAAGGTATCAAATTTCTCGTTAGTAAAGAAATATCAAGAACATTAATTCAAGAAAGATCACTCGTTACTCCCAGTTGTGGGGTAGGGACATTGACTATGGAAGAGGCAGAAAGGGTAATGACATTGACACACGATATTTCCTTAGCCATGAAAAATTCATTATAAAAAATCCTCAAGGATTTCTCAATCGCTCAGATCCTTCGAGATGGCAAGCTTTGGCGCTTATGAATTTCGACAAAGTATCTTATATAATGCCGTGAAATGCAGCATTGTTTAATAGGGGGAGAGTCATCTCCTTCGAAATGACACCTTTCTTTTTAGAAAGCCAAAGACATAACAAAATCAGATAATTATAATAATTCAGTATAACAATAAATTCTCAAATTTTGTAAAGAAGTATAATTGTGTTTTCAACATATTTCTATTCATTCTTGGTTGACATCATACATTTTACATAATAATCTGCTGACAATTGTAGAATAAAGATAAAAATAAATGTTGGCAAGAAGGAGGAATGAGACTTCCATGAACCCTGCCATCATAATCAGAAACGAGACGGACGCCGACGTCAGCACCATAACCGAGGTGACCGTTGCGGCGTTCAGAACTCTAGAGACCAGCAACCACACGGAGCAATTCATCATTGAGGCACTACGTGCCGCGAAAGCTCTGACCCTATCGCTGGTCGCAGAAGTTGATGGTCGTATGGTCGGGCATATTGCATTCTCCCCCGTGACCATATCGGACGGCACCATGCACTGGTACGGACTCGGACCCGTTTCAGTGTTACCGGAGTACCAGCGGAAGGGTATTGGCAAAGCCTTGATACAGGAAGGGCTATCACGGTTAAAAAAACTAAATGCCAAAGGCTGCTGTCTGGTGGGACATCCGCAATACTACAGGAGATTTGGATTTGAGAATGTTACCGGACTTGTCCACGAGGGCGTTCCGCAAGAGGTATTCTTCGCTCTTTCATTTGACGGGCACTTTCCGCAAGGCGATGTCATGTTTCATGAAGGATTCAAAGCAAATGGCCAACACACATTCACCGGACACGGCAGCGCCGGCGGTGCGCACCGTTAGAAATAGACTTACAATCCAAAAATTATTTAAAACAACAAATCGTCTTTACACAAATCTGTGCATCACATAAACGTCAACCAGGCCAAGTTTCTTGTGATTAAATGCCTTTGGCACGGTACCGACGATCTTAAATCCAAGTTTTAACCATAACTGTATTGCAACAATATTTGCACTCACAACAAAATTAAATTGTATTGCTGAAAAACCAAGTTTCCTTGCCTGTCTTATGGAATGATTTCCCATGGCCTTGCCTATTCCCTGGCCACGTGCATCAGGATGCACCATATAAGCCGCATTTGCCACATGGGCACCCAGACCCGGCTGATTCTGTCTCAGAATATATGTCCCGAGAATTCTATTCTGCAATTCAGCAACATACGTATGAACGGAAGGCGACATCCATAAGGTTCTGCAATCCTCTTTACTTGCCTTTGGGTCAAAGGCAAAGGTATCTCCCCTTTTCACTATCTGATGGAAAATATCCCAAACATCTTTAAAATCTGCATCCTTTGTCTTCCGTATCTTAATCATAGTTCTTTCGAGGTTTTATTGGTAACGTAAAGGTAAAGGTACTCCCTTTTTCATATTCACTTTCTACCCATATTTTTCCTCCATGTAATTCCACCAGATGTTTTGTAAGAACCAAACCAAGTCCTGTTCCTTCGTACCGGCGTGAATATGAACTGTCTAATTGAAGAAATGGTTTAAATAATTTGTCAATCTCTTCAGATTTGATACCAATTCCCGTATCGCTTACCCCAATTTGAACAGATTGTTCCGCCAGTTCTGCATCGATAGTAACCCTACCATTTTCAGGCGTAAACTTAACGGCATTGGATAAGAGATTAAACATGATTTGCTTAAATTTTACTTTATCAGCAACTATGGGGGGTATGTCAGCATGAAAATGTGTGTGTATACTGATGCCTTTCTTGCCGGAAAATTCGGAAATCGCATTTAATACCTCATCAATAACCTCTTCTAAAGAAAACTCTTCATATTTGAGCTCAAATTTCCCGGCCTCAATTTTTGAGAAGTCAAGGATGTTATTAATCATGCTGAGCAAGTGTTGTCCGCTACTATGGATATCATCTAAACACTCTTTTTGTTCTTTACTGAGATGACCGATAACTTCATCCCTTAAGACTTCAGCAAAACCAATAATTGCATTCAGTGGAGTGCGTAGCTCGTGTGACATGGTTGCTAAAAATTCTGATTTCAGTTTGTTAGCCTTTTCAAGTTCAATATTTGCCTGACGAAGTTCTTTTGTTCTTTCTTCCACTTTTTTTTCAAGATTCAAATACAAACTTTCCAAATGCTTCGATTGTTCAATCGCAGTTTTTTTGTATACGTCCAATAAATTTGTTTGAGTAGCTATCAATGACCTGAGCCTTTCCTCCTCCTTCATCTCGATTTTATCGCTGACAAAGATCTTTTCTGTTACAAAAGGCAATACCGCCATCCTTACATTTAAGGCGATGTTTTTGAACATATTTGCTGTCTCACGAGGAATTTTCGTTTTAGAAAATATAATCAACGAGAATAAATTTCCCGTAGGCAATATGCTCCCAAATCCTAAAACGGACTTGATTCCGTAAGGAACT contains:
- a CDS encoding Eco57I restriction-modification methylase domain-containing protein; this translates as MTVELTSILDSVRNSVNGSSCRLERSRIGQFLTPARIARFMASLFEREREHVRILDAGAGLGALFAACVETMVSRNYRPLSIHVVAYENDQKILPYLKETMEWCKSTCQRAGIPFQGEIRVEDFIAAAIAQAEGRLFAVHRERFTHVILNPPYKKIIGESATRQLLDAAGFGVSNLYAAFVWLSAKLLEPGGELVAITPRSFCNGPYFRRFRINLLNMMSLHRIHVFGSRNKAFRDDDVLQENVIYHMIRGGRKPERLIVSSSEGADFDKSRSRSVPYDHVILPGDRDAFIHLVLNDTDDRLMEKMEAFTTSLVILGVDVSTGRVVDFRAQEYLRYLPKEGTSPLIYPCHFVSGFVSWPDESGKKPNAIAVSPQTMDLLLPAGYYVLTKRFSTKEEPRRVVAAIYDPNRVEAALIGFENHLNYFHAKGKGLSANLARGLALYLNSSLFDQYFRLFSGHTQVNATDLRKMRYPSHEQLLRLGAHIKHQMPDQAMVDEILEKECGING
- a CDS encoding BsuBI/PstI family type II restriction endonuclease — protein: MAKKIDTKKAERKIKEALEILKMLGFPRQQQNERSALTLLSLLNLKPNDAWESASDPLIGITPMMEFFAVHYGKRYAPNTRETVRRQTVHQFMQAGMIVPNPDKPLRPTNSPQAVYQIEPSVLKLFREFGRPAWGSHLRSYLHAVKTLKNLYARERDMRRIPVKLSNGREVSLSPGGQNILIKKIIDDFCPLFTPGGRIIYVGDTETKWAYFDSNALKELAIEIEEHGKMPDVVVHHVEKNWLVLIEAVTSHGPVNPKRRQELKTLFAGSKVGIVYVTAFLDRKAMIKYLDEISWETEVWIAETPTHLIHFNGERFLGPYEE
- a CDS encoding GNAT family N-acetyltransferase is translated as MKIRKTKDADFKDVWDIFHQIVKRGDTFAFDPKASKEDCRTLWMSPSVHTYVAELQNRILGTYILRQNQPGLGAHVANAAYMVHPDARGQGIGKAMGNHSIRQARKLGFSAIQFNFVVSANIVAIQLWLKLGFKIVGTVPKAFNHKKLGLVDVYVMHRFV
- a CDS encoding GNAT family N-acetyltransferase, yielding MNPAIIIRNETDADVSTITEVTVAAFRTLETSNHTEQFIIEALRAAKALTLSLVAEVDGRMVGHIAFSPVTISDGTMHWYGLGPVSVLPEYQRKGIGKALIQEGLSRLKKLNAKGCCLVGHPQYYRRFGFENVTGLVHEGVPQEVFFALSFDGHFPQGDVMFHEGFKANGQHTFTGHGSAGGAHR
- a CDS encoding SEC-C metal-binding domain-containing protein — encoded protein: MFITSEVESLYRKSKPSIKKFLYFLNHLSFQECREQIDQLKNNLTIAKKEYKSSHEEVLNEFYVLSRFVDMLSSYCDLWMKIIKMEFSSSWNFLQDALDQLRQVKKFSSRNTNQTISFFENQLLELEKLYPYNVFCSVGITVERFECSICGRDIDTFDCPHTRGELYQGQMAYGIAHNIIETDHVAMVKHPADKRCVVVYDDNGKQFKLIRFLSELITTNNLQPFDFGELQFSKKKVKNHEFQKKERNSPCYCGSGKKFKKCCISKEYVNGDHVDIVAKLTNIEEIID
- a CDS encoding sensor histidine kinase; its protein translation is MYDLTKFILEDMTRCGDALQQFGLKARNLEELANLMVHYFYDNLTEKQTGEKSCVLVRFFMTYPYASLDPELRQLANEILDGQPVRQGIKCLIQLATVGIRPEWNSTKLSKEHRVIPLLSEHTVEQIPMISQMIYQLGIDIANVLNPNPELIIELGSKVFNVFHVPNALGSPYIPAQDRFVVPYGIKSVLGFGSILPTGNLFSLIIFSKTKIPRETANMFKNIALNVRMAVLPFVTEKIFVSDKIEMKEEERLRSLIATQTNLLDVYKKTAIEQSKHLESLYLNLEKKVEERTKELRQANIELEKANKLKSEFLATMSHELRTPLNAIIGFAEVLRDEVIGHLSKEQKECLDDIHSSGQHLLSMINNILDFSKIEAGKFELKYEEFSLEEVIDEVLNAISEFSGKKGISIHTHFHADIPPIVADKVKFKQIMFNLLSNAVKFTPENGRVTIDAELAEQSVQIGVSDTGIGIKSEEIDKLFKPFLQLDSSYSRRYEGTGLGLVLTKHLVELHGGKIWVESEYEKGSTFTFTLPIKPRKNYD